The DNA region GCGCGGGCCCTGCAAAGTTAGTTGCCGATAAAAACACAGACTAttctgatattatattataaatatacgaatttttaattttgcatcTTTGTTACTTATTACTATCTCCTAGTAAATCTCTCTAAAATCTTATTAACTCCTAATtttattgtgtaattaattaattacattaggcataaaaggcatttattttctcaaaattgtttcgtttagtattctttttgatggcatttctattatactagacactaccaccgcttcggaaacaaatggcgctctgagaaagaaaaaacggcgcaagaaactctccgagcattatttttttttgcaaattattttgaaaagtaTTTCAAATACTCAAACGTTTTAACTTGAGTATAATAAGAAGGAGCAATAAAAGTGATCGAGTACAGTAGGTGCATCAATTTACATACACATAAATTaaggtaaattaatacaaacattttagaaacgttaaatgtatattaacaataactttagatttaataacaaaagcagaGTTCCCAATTACAGGTTCCAATAAAGGGGAAGAACCCGCCCCATGACACCACCACAAGCAATGACAGTGACACTGTATAATATTTACCTGTATTATGTTATCAAGATCCAGCTCACGGTTGTGTCTTCGTCGAGGAGTGGAGGGCGTCGACGGCGATCCCGGTCTGGCAGACTCCTTCATAGAGCGAGCTTGGTCTTCCGTCTGATACAACTCGCTCGCTGTCACCATTACTATTGTATcgctttaataataattatacctcTTACAAAAACATTGAGTTAGTTTAATGTTTTAGCCGCACTAGATAATTTGAGACAGTTATTTTTAtccatatattaaaattaatcaaaaaattcaatattcCTATATTCCTATTTAGTCTTAACATTATTAGAATCTGCTGCATCAGGTTAAACAGTTGACTCCACAGATTTATTATTTCAGTTGTTCTCGTATCATTAAGAAGGACAAAAAGATGATTAAAAGTTAGTCCAGCGCAGACaagtcaattaaattaaaataacgaaTGCAACACTTACCCATCGGTTGTGCATCTATAAGTAACTGTTCCACTATTATTTTCTTCTACACCGAGAACTAGCCCAGGCTCGTAATTCTGTTCCTCATCAACCAGAGCATACACCGACTGCCCTTGTAGTGGCAATTTTTTCATATCACCAAATATAATGAAATCATCCAGCAAAACTTTACTTTGCCCATCGTCGAActttattagatatttattaGGTTCACTCATTTCCAAAACTTTGCCAGAATAATATCGCTTGTCTACCCATTTAGCCAACACAACGGTATCTGGAGGAAATCCTGAATATTCTTGTTTTACAGTAACTTTTTCAACAGGAGTTGCAGGTCGGGGCGATGTAGGTCGCCGCTTTTGCTTCAATTTACTGATAGATTTAGGTGTACCCACTAAAGACGATAAAGGTTTGTCGTCTTTAGAATCTTTGGGTGATTTTACAGGAGAAATCTTCTCACTGTCACCATTAGTAGAAACCACATTGGGCGAATTTTGAGCAAACTCCGCTTCTTCGTGTTGCGTGGGCAAAAGTGCTCTTTTTGTTTTGCCGGCCATTGGTCGGCGCCCTCGCACCCTCGATTTTTTCAATGAACTCTTGGGGGTTGCTTTATCACATTTGCTTACTTCTGCAGGACTAGCGCTCCCGTTGCTCATTTCTGAAGTCTGAATGCCGATAGATATCTTATCCTCATTCATCGAACGATTGATATCCTCAGCCGACACATCTCTTATATGAGAAAATATTTCTTGCAGCTTTTTCATTAAAGTCTCATATCCCTTGACAGATGTTGATGGATTAGATATTGATTTACGTGGAGGTTGAGGTACGACAAATGCACCATCACTGGTCCTATTACTTGACGAAGAACTAGAGCTGACAGTTGATGCAAATGACGTCCTATTGGGAAGGTTGATCAAGCCCCCACTTGTTACACTCGAAGGAGAGTTACCTAGAGAAACGTCACCTAAGTATGGATCTGTAGTGAATCGTTTAGATATTCTTTGATATTCTTTGCACATATCCATGCCTATGTCGTTGTCGGTTCTAACTACGTACAATGAGAGAAATTCATTTTCCTCGTTGTGAGTTATGTGGATGTCAAAAACTGGAATTTGAGGAGTGTTTATAGGTAAGCTATGGCCATTCTGCAATGGTGATATTGTAGACGGGGTTGTATTATTGCTTACTCTATATGATTCATTTTTACCTCGCTGGCCTTTATGACCATTCATTTTAGCAATATCTGGGGTAATATTTTCTGCTGAAACATTCTGATGGGTCGATATTTCAGTAGGTGTTGAAGAGTTGCCGTTTGACAGCTTTGAGATTAATTTCGAAGCCATACTTATCGGCGCTTGTTCAGGACTATCTAAGCCCATTGAACTAACACTGCGTGTACTGTCTTGATCTGTAGTCTGACCTTCGAAATCTCTTGTTAAGGACTTTGAAAGGATATGAAGATCAGAATTGTATTGAGTTTCATTGTTAGGTTTTTCATTTACATCAGTTTCAAGGATTACGTTTTTTTCGTTCTCCACTACAGGCTCACTATTACAGTCAGTGACTTTACTTAATTTATCCGGGCTGGGCGACAGAACTAAGCGCATATTTTGCGAATCATTGAGCTCCTCCAATTGAGTTTCTTCTGTTATAGTTTCTGGAATAACCTGACTTAAATTGCACGAATTAATGGTTTCTACCTCACTGATTTCCTTTAAAGCCTTTAACTGACTCTTTTTTGGTGTCTTTCGATTTTTACTAATGTCTACACTAGCTGAACGCGGTTTTGGTGTTCGAGGTCTCTTAGGAGTAATTGTTGTTTCAACACTGTTGCTGCGTTTTGTAATTTTACGTGGACTTGATCTAACGGGTGTGCGTACTCGAGATGTAGACGGCAACTCATCTTCGAGTTTTCGCTTAGCTACACTGGTTATACTAGAAACTTCATCATCTAGGCTTTGCGAATCATTCCATCCTAGGGTTCCTCCCGATTTCTCTTCAGTTATATCTAGTTTCAAGACTTTGGCGCCGTCATCTGAAATTTCTTCGGTTAGCTTCCTCTTCGAATGGACTGTGCCATGTTCAGCTATAAGGAAGGCATTTAAAATCAGTAAATAAATAGCGAAACAAAAATAGCATTAATGCTCTTTGGGTTATttggttaatataatattatagtcactcataatatattaatataattgtaattctTGTACTTACGTTTTGCTTCGGTGTTTGGCTGTACACTAGCATCTCTTAtctgtaaaaaaaatgaaaagttatttcttattttatacttattcaTTAACTTTTTATCATAAAGCCAGCTTGGGGACAGACGAGGGTGTGTAGAACCTAATGGGACAACAGCAGCATTTATAGGTATGCACATAAAAGAAAAGATAATGTTGGGACATATTAAGTGtggatataataatatcaaaatatatgtaattaaaatattatacacattAATAATTGACTTTACGCACTCAAAGAGTAAAcagttataacaataatatcatattcctatatcatttataaaagcgtttacaatttaatattaaattggaCCTAGTTATGCAGAAAATAGccattacacattttttttttaaaaatgacttATAAAAGCCATTTACACATTAAACTGCCCTGTCGTTATCTTTGTTAATGTCAGAGATAATAAGACGTCAAATCCAaccatttacaaaaatgcattttgtAAAAAACAGTCAGCTTGGTGTAAAATGCAGCCAATTTTGACACTTGTTAAAACATTTGTATTACAGAAGACAGCCTGTCTGGCTGTGTTATACAAATTCCAAAATATTAGGGGGGAGCCGTATTCAAGTTACGCAAGAAGCAGCCAGTCTGTGATGGCTGTTTTCTGTcaaattgatatttattattaattgtagttGGCTTTTTTCTGATGAAATGAAAATGGTGATCcatttattattaatcataCCATCTTGGCtgttttgtgaaatattatttattttataacacgaTCTTTATGAATGTTTAGTAGTTCTAAATTACttactattattattcttaCATGATCAATATAAAGTAAAACTACTTCGAACTCTGTAAGCTGCAGTTGTTTCAAGAATTTGATTTACAGAAACATCAAAGTTAAAACACTAAGAAAAGATACATGCTTACGTCTGCCATACATTTCGAATCGATATAATAAATGCAGTAAGAAGCAGTGGGGACATTAACTCCATAAGAGAAAAACCCATCAAACTTCTTCATCAGGCTGAAAGAGCAAGGCttcaattaaaaatagatatGAACCTAACTAAACATCGAATGTCTTTTGTAAAATATGACATTTGTTTCAAAAGAAAACTAATCTGGCTTTATAACTTGAGTGTGCACAgtgctatatataaatataaccaaAGCTACTGTTATACATGGGTCAGGCTGGACGTGGTGCACAAGAGGTTGGATCGACTCTTCTGAAACACATGGATTGTAAAAGATGTAATCCTGTGATCGATCTTCTGGTATAACTAACAAATAGATGGGctcggctatcgaaagcaagggggaaggcctggcagttagcctggatatagcgaaggcgtTTGAACGTGCATTGCCCAAGGCGTTTCTCTCAAAATTTCCATCATTTGAAATTCCAGAGAGTTTATGCAAATGGACCACAAGCTTCCTCACTCGGTTAGCATAGCAGGAGCATACAATTCGTCGATGGTTATTGCTTGCAGTACGCTATGTCCTGCATAACCTCTGTCTCCTGTTTCTTCAGCATATCAATGGTATGTTGGACGCCTCTATGCcatacgggccatgcaggtctctctggGGTAATtttcgaccagtgccggaagaaacttgtatcttctatcgagtcctctcttgagagatcgcggaatggggtgaaaagaaccttgtccaatttaagccccagaagactcaagttttctTTGACgcatttcaaatatatattaggggctaaagtattaaattgcctatttgtactgaaaaattgaaattgttttattttttaatttaacatattttttttatcaaaataattaccattattatctatacattcctgccatctaataggaaggtcatttatgacTTTGCGATGGAACTATGGTGATCTATATTAGGCAAactgtgaaagcattttgtactgcctcctgagaagaaatctttttatcacgtagaaaattgtcctaATCACGAAAAACATTGTAGTCCGTTAGGGCAAGTTCTGGCGCATACGGTACTccgttatgaaaataaataaacgaatggtttctaattgcagctCCTGTaaagttaaaacggtttctcgtgctataggaggtctcgcgttattatggagcaataatggtgacaATCGATTTATGGAGTCAGGGCTGTTTCAATGCTATTTTTTCTATCAGTAGACATCTGCTATTATTGCTTGACCACATCTATAGTGAAtgacaccatgctgagaccaccaaacagttaccattacctttgtattggtaagctttgctttaggatactgttgcggcgtttgacctggggttCAGCCATTGCATCTTCGCTTActgttatcgtaaagaatccacttttcatcgcatgtcacaattcgatcaATTActccttcatttctttatcGATTCAagaaggcaacacaagttttaacacgcgtttctttctgcagatcagtcaaatcaagaggcaacaatttttaaaatttttttattttattgatttgacgcaaatgagtaACTATCTTTGGTAAGGTAATGTTAAACCATGcagctaattcctgggtagtttgtctcggatcggcttccaccatctctttcaattcattgttatttaccggtcttccacgtggttcgttcttcaaattaaagtttcca from Leptidea sinapis chromosome 16, ilLepSina1.1, whole genome shotgun sequence includes:
- the LOC126968791 gene encoding uncharacterized protein LOC126968791 isoform X1; amino-acid sequence: MEESFDKSNVETTSVCVKDDTAHTLITPVELVDTSQNLFSESPVYDPDEDLETIKNDFEIRDASVQPNTEAKPEHGTVHSKRKLTEEISDDGAKVLKLDITEEKSGGTLGWNDSQSLDDEVSSITSVAKRKLEDELPSTSRVRTPVRSSPRKITKRSNSVETTITPKRPRTPKPRSASVDISKNRKTPKKSQLKALKEISEVETINSCNLSQVIPETITEETQLEELNDSQNMRLVLSPSPDKLSKVTDCNSEPVVENEKNVILETDVNEKPNNETQYNSDLHILSKSLTRDFEGQTTDQDSTRSVSSMGLDSPEQAPISMASKLISKLSNGNSSTPTEISTHQNVSAENITPDIAKMNGHKGQRGKNESYRVSNNTTPSTISPLQNGHSLPINTPQIPVFDIHITHNEENEFLSLYVVRTDNDIGMDMCKEYQRISKRFTTDPYLGDVSLGNSPSSVTSGGLINLPNRTSFASTVSSSSSSSNRTSDGAFVVPQPPRKSISNPSTSVKGYETLMKKLQEIFSHIRDVSAEDINRSMNEDKISIGIQTSEMSNGSASPAEVSKCDKATPKSSLKKSRVRGRRPMAGKTKRALLPTQHEEAEFAQNSPNVVSTNGDSEKISPVKSPKDSKDDKPLSSLVGTPKSISKLKQKRRPTSPRPATPVEKVTVKQEYSGFPPDTVVLAKWVDKRYYSGKVLEMSEPNKYLIKFDDGQSKVLLDDFIIFGDMKKLPLQGQSVYALVDEEQNYEPGLVLGVEENNSGTVTYRCTTDGDTIVMVTASELYQTEDQARSMKESARPGSPSTPSTPRRRHNRELDLDNIIQGPRSARTRDKGNSSARKRVASPKSPKASTSGVKSKNTSIVARKRLGSESSEMSESSNSAPPVRLEEVAGVEPEVQKTPRKIDGVKAGPLQLKGAAKQNIGKKNSKLTKFENDEHTVSMLGPIPSPGSTLFAGLHFLLTCTDQPRPKRAGGPEKESDKGHDTRHYSSEEDGETTSSMIGTDTEDLEFCNRPFNKERLREQLEAGGATVYSYFDDVPKNKYSVCKLIAPRPCLTMKYILCLAADIRAVSHAWPIVSCIRAELQDLDAFVLPTGFSIQKNAYVNWVPPFGKRNTTFFKDKVILICGDQDTFVKFWDRVCTLAGATTRVVNEEDLNMSGAYALVTDWDCPHEVQNKANQDNIPLVSTTWVKQCLIEGKVLPPTSHDRFSFLYTETE
- the LOC126968791 gene encoding uncharacterized protein LOC126968791 isoform X2 — protein: MEESFDKSNVETTSVCVKDDTAHTLITPVELVDTSQNLFSESPVYDPDEDLETIKNDFEIRDASVQPNTEAKPEHGTVHSKRKLTEEISDDGAKVLKLDITEEKSGGTLGWNDSQSLDDEVSSITSVAKRKLEDELPSTSRVRTPVRSSPRKITKRSNSVETTITPKRPRTPKPRSASVDISKNRKTPKKSQLKALKEISEVETINSCNLSQVIPETITEETQLEELNDSQNMRLVLSPSPDKLSKVTDCNSEPVVENEKNVILETDVNEKPNNETQYNSDLHILSKSLTRDFEGQTTDQDSTRSVSSMGLDSPEQAPISMASKLISKLSNGNSSTPTEISTHQNVSAENITPDIAKMNGHKGQRGKNESYRVSNNTTPSTISPLQNGHSLPINTPQIPVFDIHITHNEENEFLSLYVVRTDNDIGMDMCKEYQRISKRFTTDPYLGDVSLGNSPSSVTSGGLINLPNRTSFASTVSSSSSSSNRTSDGAFVVPQPPRKSISNPSTSVKGYETLMKKLQEIFSHIRDVSAEDINRSMNEDKISIGIQTSEMSNGSASPAEVSKCDKATPKSSLKKSRVRGRRPMAGKTKRALLPTQHEEAEFAQNSPNVVSTNGDSEKISPVKSPKDSKDDKPLSSLVGTPKSISKLKQKRRPTSPRPATPVEKVTVKQEYSGFPPDTVVLAKWVDKRYYSGKVLEMSEPNKYLIKFDDGQSKVLLDDFIIFGDMKKLPLQGQSVYALVDEEQNYEPGLVLGVEENNSGTVTYRCTTDGDTIVMVTASELYQTEDQARSMKESARPGSPSTPSTPRRRHNRELDLDNIIQGPRSARTRDKGNSSARKRVASPKSPKASTSVARKRLGSESSEMSESSNSAPPVRLEEVAGVEPEVQKTPRKIDGVKAGPLQLKGAAKQNIGKKNSKLTKFENDEHTVSMLGPIPSPGSTLFAGLHFLLTCTDQPRPKRAGGPEKESDKGHDTRHYSSEEDGETTSSMIGTDTEDLEFCNRPFNKERLREQLEAGGATVYSYFDDVPKNKYSVCKLIAPRPCLTMKYILCLAADIRAVSHAWPIVSCIRAELQDLDAFVLPTGFSIQKNAYVNWVPPFGKRNTTFFKDKVILICGDQDTFVKFWDRVCTLAGATTRVVNEEDLNMSGAYALVTDWDCPHEVQNKANQDNIPLVSTTWVKQCLIEGKVLPPTSHDRFSFLYTETE
- the LOC126968791 gene encoding uncharacterized protein LOC126968791 isoform X3 — protein: MEESFDKSNVETTSVCVKDDTAHTLITPVELVDTSQNLFSESPVYDPDEDLETIKNDFEIRDASVQPNTEAKPEHGTVHSKRKLTEEISDDGAKVLKLDITEEKSGGTLGWNDSQSLDDEVSSITSVAKRKLEDELPSTSRVRTPVRSSPRKITKRSNSVETTITPKRPRTPKPRSASVDISKNRKTPKKSQLKALKEISEVETINSCNLSQVIPETITEETQLEELNDSQNMRLVLSPSPDKLSKVTDCNSEPVVENEKNVILETDVNEKPNNETQYNSDLHILSKSLTRDFEGQTTDQDSTRSVSSMGLDSPEQAPISMASKLISKLSNGNSSTPTEISTHQNVSAENITPDIAKMNGHKGQRGKNESYRVSNNTTPSTISPLQNGHSLPINTPQIPVFDIHITHNEENEFLSLYVVRTDNDIGMDMCKEYQRISKRFTTDPYLGDVSLGNSPSSVTSGGLINLPNRTSFASTVSSSSSSSNRTSDGAFVVPQPPRKSISNPSTSVKGYETLMKKLQEIFSHIRDVSAEDINRSMNEDKISIGIQTSEMSNGSASPAEVSKCDKATPKSSLKKSRVRGRRPMAGKTKRALLPTQHEEAEFAQNSPNVVSTNGDSEKISPVKSPKDSKDDKPLSSLVGTPKSISKLKQKRRPTSPRPATPVEKVTVKQEYSGFPPDTVVLAKWVDKRYYSGKVLEMSEPNKYLIKFDDGQSKVLLDDFIIFGDMKKLPLQGQSVYALVDEEQNYEPGLVLGVEENNSGTVTYRCTTDGDTIVMVTASELYQTEDQARSMKESARPGSPSTPSTPRRRHNRELDLDNIIQGPRSARTRDKGNSSARKRVASPKSPKASTSGVKSKNTSIVARKRLGSESSEMSESSNSAPPVRLEEVAGVEPEVQKTPRKIDGVKGSRTTSTQRCSQTEHWQEKL